The Aedes albopictus strain Foshan chromosome 2, AalbF5, whole genome shotgun sequence region gcaaactacagaatatttggtttaaatattctttaaaaaataaaacgataagagatgACTAGAGGGAGACCGGAGACGTCTGCTTGTTTGTGACGAAATGTTAGAAGTGTTACGTGTGCTTGTCTGTGACCCTTTTGTCACTTTATGCAGGATTCATCAAAAGTTTGGACATATTTAATTTGCTTTAATTTGTACTACGTCCAATAAAAAGTAAGGACCgcttttagcaacgcacggtggaaaatcaatatgtttttgaagtccctaatcccaaaatagaaaccactggtgggaaggtggggtgctatcctaaaatagcacccgaaaaggagtggtataatagggatagcgatgaggactcccgtggcggtGCTCTTAGATTGATAACTATTGTTTCTAAAAAACTATAACAACTTTAGCACGGCATGACGACCATGGAACACAGCTGTCGAATCTGCTGTAAAACAGCGCCATTTGAACCAGTTTGGCTGAGCGCTTGGTCCGAAAACCGGACAGAAATAATTTCCGATATGTTCACATACTGCACTCAACTAGAGGTAGGTAGATAATCCAAGGAAAACGTAAAGAACCTCGGTCTAGCCCTTTTTTTTCTAGGTTTCCTACAGCGACTTATTGCCTCAACAAATTTGCCGAGATTGTCTCAGCAGTTTGATGATGGCTTACAACTTCCGGAAACTGTGCCGTCACACGGATGCATTATTCAGAGAGGAGCTGCGAAATCGGAAAGTTGCAAAACATCTAGTCGAAACGAATCCGATTTGTAGTCAACAGTTTGATAATGATTGGAACAAGGAATGCGTTAATCAGTCCATTGTGTGTGCTGTTCCTACTGAATCAAGCTCCAAGCATTTTAGCGAGCCCATACTGGAGCCAGTAGATAGTCAAGCGCTTGCCTTCCACTGTTGCTTCAAACAGTGCAATGAAAGGACAAAGGATTTCGGCGAACTGAAAGAACACGCAATCAGACATCATGAAAGTCACAGAAATGACAATGAACTTTCGAGGCATTCTGACCAGTTTATTTGCCCAATCTGCAAAAGGGGGTTCAGCAATGCAACGCAATGGACGCTACATCAAGACTTTATACAAGGGATTCGAGGTTTGTATAGTTGTACAAAATGCGACCAATCGTTTAGTTCCGATGAGGAATTGTCCAATCATATGGCAGCAGAATACCATATAAAAAAGAAAGTTCCCTCAAATAAAGGAAACGTTCCGAAAGATTCATCATTGCGGCAAAGTTTGATTCGAAGAATACTGGCAGTGAAGAGGACCGAGGAACTAGTGCGAATTAGCCCGGAAGAGTGTGTCATTGTAAAAGACAAATATTTCTTCATTAGATTGCATCGGAATGAATTGAAGCATTCTAGGAAGCAAGTAAAATTGTACTTGGTCTGCAACACTTGCATCTTTCGAGCGGCGAGTGCTAAGATAATGCGATCGCACTTAAACAGCGGATCATGTGCGCAAGGATACTATTATGCTCTTGGTTTTTGTCCCGTGATTTCACGTAAAATACAATGCCTTGAATGCGTAACATGTGGATATCAAGCTATTTACGGCATAAAGTTACGACGACATCAAGAGATTCACAATCATCATGGAATAAGACGAGCGGTCAAAGTTCACCAAGTGATCGAAAGGACTTTCCCTTGCGAACTTTGTGGCAAAGTGCTGAAGTCAACGACCATCCGGAAGCGTCATCGAAGCAAATGCCTGCTTACTACTAAGCAGAATACGACTCAAATAATCCCAGAAGCTTCAAAGCACACAACTGAAACTGCCAGCGTAGAACTTAAATGCGATTTGTTGAATACGTGCAACGACGGACAAATGGAATCATTCATAACCGATATCAAAATTGAAGAAATTGATCCGGGTGATGCTATGAACCCAGCCATAGACAGTCACGAATCCGAAACGCAAAGCATTTCGGCATCTTCAAGCGCTCAACCGGAGCCCGTGAATCGAGATCAAAGCAAATTATCCGCCATCTGCGTGATTTGTGGCTACACGACCCGAAAACGAGGCAATCTGAAACGACACTTGAAAGCGTGCATCGAGCGGGTCCCCGCCCATCAGTCGGCCTACTTCGGCGAGATAGTGAAACAGGAGTTGGCCATTTCGTACCGAAGGTCATCGCCTCGCGTCTGCAACAGCTGTGGCTATTCCACTAAGAAAAGCGGAAACATGAAACGCCATCTGGCCAGATGTTTCTCACATGAGTTCCACGAAGAATCCGTTCAATTAGATGACGATTCATCACAGCTGGAATAAATTGGGAGACTCAATGAATGTTACTTGTTAGTACCTACTATAGTATCTGAATGAGATAGTATGTCATGGGTTTGATTTTGGTAGGCAGTCTATCAGTGAGTGTTAGTTGAAGAGAAGGAGGCCTAGAACAGTGTTATTTCTTTTGCGAATAAGTCTCTTACAGACCTAGAGAAGAAGCACTTTCAAACGAAGCGTGACGCCTTGGCGATAGTCTGGGCAGAAGAAAAGTTTAAGCTGTATCTTCTTTGGAACAATTTATCACCGACAGCAAAGCTCTGAATTCTTCACACCACGATCTCGACCTTGCCCCAGAATCGAAAGATGGGTACTCCGAATCCAATCATACAACAATTACTTAAGTATGAGTCTGGCATTACGTATTTAGCAGATACTTTATCTCGTTTATCAATTGCCAAGGCACAATACATTGACAAATCGGCGGACCAATATGTTAACCAACTTTTGGAACATGCCATACCAAATGCTATCAGTGAGTTAGATACGGACGAACAGCAAGGACCTAAATATACGTTGTGCTACAAAGTAATATAGTCTTGGTATGCATCAATGTCAATCATCCGAATTCATTATAATTACTAGAGAAGGCCGACCTTGCAAATTGCAAATTTAGGTAGGTataacattcttcttcttctcctttatgGCTCGTtgttcacattggaacttggcctgcctctcttcaacttagtgttctctgagcatttccacagttattaaatgaagggctttccttgcctgtcattgcattaaTTTGTACATTTTGTGGCAagtacagtgatacactatgcccaggaagtcgagaaaattttctcgacaggaacgggaatcgaacccgccgtctccgaattggcgatccatagccttaaccactaggctaacttgagACCCTAGGTATGACGAGTTTTGTTAAATGCAAGCTTAAATCTCACTCATGAGTTATTATTATTGCAGCGATTAGAGCGCTAGCCATGTTTCCTCGGTGCCTACACGGAAAACCGATTTTACTCAATTTTGGGTTGTTTTTACCCAGCACCGCACtacggcccaataagccaattttgggtataaGTGGGTTTACCTAATTTTGAGTAAATTGCCAATAGTCTCCGATGTCAAAATCTAATGAAATAAATGATTTATCGTTTAGTAAAGTGTTGCGTGTAGTTTAACAAGCTTCACAAAGAGTGAATTCGGAAGAGCTTTATAAAACTCGAGCAGGTTTTGGAAGTGGGATACGGTGTTTATTGTAGATTAGAAAGTTGTGTAGCCCCTCTTCTCGGGAATTTTGAGTTGGCATTGAatctttaatgaaaaaaaaatggctcAACTGGTATACGACCAGTTGGGCAGCATTTATTTTTGGTGGcactttttcactataactcatatAATTTTCTACAAATTGACCTAATTTTGTGTACATCCATTTCTAAGGCAAACGACTTCGTAAATCAATCAACAGCATTATTAGCTATAGCCATCACAGTTTCATACAGGTTTCCTTATTGAAAATAAAAggcatacagtcgaacctccatgagtcgatgttccttgactcgatatcgactcatggaggtaaatttttccatactgaaaaaaaaaaatctgggttactatgatggtccccccaaaaagcttcccaaaggatttttgctcCACTACTCCacttccttgagtcgatggtcccttcaatatcgacttatGGAGGTTTTACCGTTTTACTGTAATTTGAAATATCTTACATGAGCCACTGCacaaatctggcgtactgctcactcccacagaaaatttgaaaacagttcgcacagtaaaagtcaaatgtgacttttactgtgtgCGGTGTTTTaatattttctgtgggagtgagcaggccagggcaaattcgtacagaggctcatactAGGTAGACGGattaatgtttttgtttttatgtttATTTTACAGTTTCAATACCATTGAGTACAAATGCATTAACAACATAAGTTTTGATCAGTCAGTTGAAAAtagtaacaaaacaaaaaattcatTATAACAATGAAAATGTCCCTCATGTTTAAATTCAAGTTTCTGGattattgagaaattcctcaaaccgCTGGGTCAAATCTGTAACAGCTTTGTATTTGCTGCTGTTTGCGGTTCGCCATACATTTGTTGCGATGATTGAATCAAGTTTTCGCAACAAAACTGGTACTTTCACTCCGAAGACATGAAAtgatttgaaaaagatttcaactGCTCTAACGGACGAGTTTCCGCAGGGCACAACAGTTCTGTCAATAACGAAATAGTAATTTCCCTTCTTGAAGCGTTCGGCAACGCAGATCATATGCGGTTCTTCAGATACTGTTTGCGATTGCTTAACCGCCAGCAGCTCGTCGAATCCTGGTTGCGTCTCAGTAAAGGTGATCCACCTAATTAGGGGTTCTGCAGCCAGTTCTCCGAGGGTAGCATTTTGTAAAGACGAAGATCGTTTCACGCCCTTGTTCGACAACACCTTCAGAAGCCTCAATGCTCCTCTGATAACATCTACATAGGAGAAATATTAAAAGTAAACAATAATACTACATACTTCATTGCTTTTACATTGCTTACCATCTTCGACCTCGGAACAGCTAGTCTTGTCGCACAATAACCCCATGCGAAGCACCGTGTTTAAAGAAGGTCCATCCGCTGGTTCCTCGTTGAGCCGATTGTAGGCCTGAAGGATCTATAGAAACGAATTATTTAATTGGGATGCCTATAATATGCGAAAATTATACTTACCATTTCACCCTCATAAGAGAGAAAGTGTGGC contains the following coding sequences:
- the LOC109416788 gene encoding zinc finger protein 865-like isoform X1, producing the protein MTTMEHSCRICCKTAPFEPVWLSAWSENRTEIISDMFTYCTQLEVSYSDLLPQQICRDCLSSLMMAYNFRKLCRHTDALFREELRNRKVAKHLVETNPICSQQFDNDWNKECVNQSIVCAVPTESSSKHFSEPILEPVDSQALAFHCCFKQCNERTKDFGELKEHAIRHHESHRNDNELSRHSDQFICPICKRGFSNATQWTLHQDFIQGIRGLYSCTKCDQSFSSDEELSNHMAAEYHIKKKVPSNKGNVPKDSSLRQSLIRRILAVKRTEELVRISPEECVIVKDKYFFIRLHRNELKHSRKQVKLYLVCNTCIFRAASAKIMRSHLNSGSCAQGYYYALGFCPVISRKIQCLECVTCGYQAIYGIKLRRHQEIHNHHGIRRAVKVHQVIERTFPCELCGKVLKSTTIRKRHRSKCLLTTKQNTTQIIPEASKHTTETASVELKCDLLNTCNDGQMESFITDIKIEEIDPGDAMNPAIDSHESETQSISASSSAQPEPVNRDQSKLSAICVICGYTTRKRGNLKRHLKACIERVPAHQSAYFGEIVKQELAISYRRSSPRVCNSCGYSTKKSGNMKRHLARCFSHEFHEESVQLDDDSSQLE
- the LOC109416788 gene encoding zinc finger protein 865-like isoform X2, whose amino-acid sequence is MMAYNFRKLCRHTDALFREELRNRKVAKHLVETNPICSQQFDNDWNKECVNQSIVCAVPTESSSKHFSEPILEPVDSQALAFHCCFKQCNERTKDFGELKEHAIRHHESHRNDNELSRHSDQFICPICKRGFSNATQWTLHQDFIQGIRGLYSCTKCDQSFSSDEELSNHMAAEYHIKKKVPSNKGNVPKDSSLRQSLIRRILAVKRTEELVRISPEECVIVKDKYFFIRLHRNELKHSRKQVKLYLVCNTCIFRAASAKIMRSHLNSGSCAQGYYYALGFCPVISRKIQCLECVTCGYQAIYGIKLRRHQEIHNHHGIRRAVKVHQVIERTFPCELCGKVLKSTTIRKRHRSKCLLTTKQNTTQIIPEASKHTTETASVELKCDLLNTCNDGQMESFITDIKIEEIDPGDAMNPAIDSHESETQSISASSSAQPEPVNRDQSKLSAICVICGYTTRKRGNLKRHLKACIERVPAHQSAYFGEIVKQELAISYRRSSPRVCNSCGYSTKKSGNMKRHLARCFSHEFHEESVQLDDDSSQLE